A window of the Lactuca sativa cultivar Salinas chromosome 7, Lsat_Salinas_v11, whole genome shotgun sequence genome harbors these coding sequences:
- the LOC111880824 gene encoding pentatricopeptide repeat-containing protein At5g46460, mitochondrial, which translates to MIRKLKVLQWSSDISRTILCTKVALAHSSKCLTTITNPVKQTTPAYIPTTSSDHLKHQRTNEALLFPNKLSYPDVYSCTKMIQGHVRNNRLNDALKLFDEMPVRDVVTWNSMIKGCFDCGDLKLGSKLFEEMPERNVVSWTTMLNGLLIYGRTEAAEKLFLEMPLKDEAAWNSMIHGYFINGRVEDAMRLFHEMPNRSIITWTSMISGLDLAGKSDDALLLFNQMMPSGIRPTSFTFSSAITASANAKDFHLGVKIHGQVIKLGYLSDTYITSPLITFYAQCNDTDSSSKVFNENPQTSVVVWTSLLTGYSLNSKHEKALQVFSNMFRSNVLPNQSSFTSALNSCCEMEDSNKGNVINGAAIKLGLESDMFVGNSLIVFYTKHGNIQNGLSVFKQIHEKNIVSWNSMIVGCAQNGYGMWSLILFNQMISKGMLNEADDITFTGLLSACSHSGMLEKGQNIFNYLLKYKFKKVKLEHYACMVDILGRSGRLHEAEELIKNMPMEPNKSIWLSLLSGCKMHSNLKMAERVTQTIFNMDQDCSAAYTLLSNLYAFSGRWNDVLRIRELMKSKGVIKEPGHSVA; encoded by the coding sequence ATGATTAGGAAACTCAAAGTTTTACAATGGTCATCTGATATTTCTCGTACCATCTTATGCACGAAGGTCGCACTCGCACATTCCTCGAAATGTTTAACAACTATCACGAATCCTGTCAAACAAACTACTCCTGCGTACATTCCCACAACTTCTTCTGATCACCTCAAGCATCAAAGAACCAATGAAGCTCTTCTCTTTCCGAACAAACTCTCCTACCCAGATGTTTACTCGTGCACCAAGATGATCCAAGGTCATGTAAGAAACAATCGGCTTAACGACGCCTTGAAGCTGTTCGACGAAATGCCAGTTCGGGATGTGGTAACATGGAACTCTATGATCAAAGGCTGTTTCGACTGTGGGGATTTGAAGTTGGGTTCCAAGCTGTTTGAAGAAATGCCTGAAAGAAATGTGGTTTCTTGGACGACGATGTTAAACGGGTTGTTGATATATGGAAGGACAGAAGCAGCTGAAAAATTGTTCTTGGAGATGCCATTAAAAGACGAAGCTGCCTGGAATTCAATGATTCATGGATATTTCATAAATGGGAGAGTGGAAGATGCTATGAGGTTGTTCCACGAGATGCCAAACAGGAGTATCATCACTTGGACCTCCATGATCAGTGGGCTTGATCTAGCTGGAAAGAGTGATGACGCGTTACTTCTCTTCAACCAGATGATGCCATCTGGCATTCGACCCACTTCATTCACATTCTCATCTGCAATAACAGCTTCTGCAAATGCAAAAGATTTCCATTTAGGTGTCAAGATCCATGGTCAGGTAATCAAACTTGGTTACCTTTCAGACACATACATCACTTCCCCTTTAATCACATTTTATGCACAATGCAATGACACTGATAGTTCCTCAAAAGTTTTTAATGAGAATCCACAAACTTCTGTGGTAGTCTGGACTTCCCTCTTAACTGGATACAGTTTAAATTCCAAACACGAGAAAGCATTACAAGTATTCTCCAACATGTTTAGATCTAATGTTCTTCCAAATCAATCTTCATTCACTAGTGCCTTAAATTCATGTTGTGAAATGGAAGATTCAAACAAAGGGAATGTaatcaatggagcagctatcaaaCTAGGACTTGAATCCGACATGTTTGTAGGCAATTCCCTTATTGTATTCTACACAAAACATGGGAATATACAAAACGGATTATCCGTATTTAAACAAATACATGAAAAGAATATAGTTTCATGGAACTCTATGATTGTAGGATGTGCACAAAACGGTTATGGGATGTGGAGTTTAATCCTTTTTAACCAAATGATAAGTAAAGGGATGTTAAATGAAGCTGATGATATAACATTCACTGGGCTTCTTTCTGCTTGTAGTCATTCTGGAATGTTAGAAAAAGGACAAAATATATTTAACTATTTATTaaagtataagtttaagaagGTGAAGCTTGAGCATTATGCGTGTATGGTGGATATTTTAGGGCGTAGTGGGAGGTTACATGAAGCTGAAGAGTTGATTAAAAACATGCCAATGGAACCGAATAAATCTATTTGGTTATCTTTGCTTAGTGGTTGTAAAATgcattcaaatttaaaaatggcTGAAAGAGTTACACAAACTATTTTCAACATGGATCAAGATTGTAGTGCTGCGTATACGCTTTTATCAAATTTGTATGCTTTTTCTGGGAGATGGAATGATGTTTTGAGAATTCGGGAGTTGATGAAAAGCAAAGGGGTTATAAAAGAGCCTGGGCATAGTGTTGCATAG